Within the Mycobacterium gordonae genome, the region CGGCGACTGCGGCTCCTGCTGCTCGGCGTGCGTCAACGACGCGGTACGGCTGGAGCAGGCAGGTATACCGACCGTCGCGATCGTGACAACCGAATTCGAACTCGAAGCCCGCCTGCAACGTGAAGCCCGCGGCATGGCGGGGCTGACACCCGCCGTCGCCACCCATCCGATCAGCAGCCTGACGCTGGACCAGCTCGACTCCCGTGCCGTCGAGATCGCCCCGCAGGCGCAGCGCATCTGGTTCGGCAGCGCCGTCGCCGGCGAAGTCGCATGACCGAGAAAGGGCCGTTGTCATCGATAGTGGTCGCAGACTTCTCCAGGGTGCTGGCCGGCCCGTTCTGCACCATGACTCTGGGTGACCTCGGCGCCGAGATTGTGAAGGTGGAGCGTCCCGGTGGGGACGACACCCGCGCGTGGGGGCCACCGTTCGTCGACGGCGAGAGCACCTACTACCTGGGCGTCAACCGCAACAAACGCAGCCTCGTTCTGGACCTCAACACCCCCGAAGACCGAGATGTCGCAGCGCAACTCGCCACGCGCGCCGACGTAGTGGTGGAGAACTTCCGTCCCGGCACCATGGCCCGGTTCGGTCTCGACGAGACTACCCTGCGTCGGACCAACCCAGGGTTGGTATATTGCAGCATCTCGGCATTCGGGACCGGCGCGGGATATGAACTGGCCGGCTACGACCTGCTTGTCCAGGCACTCGGCGGCCTGATGAGCGTCACCGGACCCGATGACGGACACCCGACCAAAGTCGGGGTGGCACTGGTCGATGTGCTGGCGGGATTGTTTGCCACGGTTGGGGTTCTGGCGGCGCTGCGCGCACGTGACCGGACCGGGCGAGGACAGCTCGTCGAGATCAACCTGTTGTCGACGCTGCTGGCGGCGCTTGCCAATCAGTCAGCCAGTTATGTTCTGGCCGAGGAGATTCCGCATGCGATCGGCAACGGGCACGCCAGTATTGCTCCGTACGACAGCTATGCGACCGGGGACGGGAATATCGTGCTGGCGGTGGGAAACGACAAGCAGTTCGACGCATTGTGCGACGCGCTGCGCATTCCCGAACTGGCACGCGACCCGCGGTTTCTCGGCAACGCGTCACGGGTGCGCAACCGCGTTCCACTGCGTGAGCACCTCGAAGCCGCGCTGGCATCCAACTCGGCCGGCTACTGGGCGACAATCCTTCCCGCCCTCGGTATTCCCGCGGGCGCTGTCAA harbors:
- a CDS encoding CaiB/BaiF CoA transferase family protein; translated protein: MTEKGPLSSIVVADFSRVLAGPFCTMTLGDLGAEIVKVERPGGDDTRAWGPPFVDGESTYYLGVNRNKRSLVLDLNTPEDRDVAAQLATRADVVVENFRPGTMARFGLDETTLRRTNPGLVYCSISAFGTGAGYELAGYDLLVQALGGLMSVTGPDDGHPTKVGVALVDVLAGLFATVGVLAALRARDRTGRGQLVEINLLSTLLAALANQSASYVLAEEIPHAIGNGHASIAPYDSYATGDGNIVLAVGNDKQFDALCDALRIPELARDPRFLGNASRVRNRVPLREHLEAALASNSAGYWATILPALGIPAGAVNNIGQAFALAERLGLRPIRDTDDGQVLGRQVASPINLSATPVTYRTRAPRLGEHSPAIRRLLHRGDCLAGQLGGDATRVGERLPDELD